In a single window of the Perca flavescens isolate YP-PL-M2 chromosome 18, PFLA_1.0, whole genome shotgun sequence genome:
- the LOC114573237 gene encoding protein LEG1 homolog encodes MASTYASAACNSRQSHYSSTEVSFAKSWVNSAEYVSAAHFQSNLQKSSMFISPLPNRILRVDDSAPNIADLSSEENHTLYVFSWMNSMNNVLGGTLVSLWKSAMCSVNTREKGSKLLEQLLLNPSFATQTFLSIITGMTLSC; translated from the exons ATGGCTTCAACTTATGCCTCTGCTGCATGCAACTCCAg gCAGAGCCACTACTCCTCTACAGAGGTTTCCTTTGCAAAAAGCTGGGTGAACTCAGCTGAGTACGTTTCTGCTGCACATTTCCAATCCAATTTGCAAAAATCTTCAATGTTCATATCCCCTCTCCCAAACCGTATTTTGCGG GTGGACGACAGTGCGCCTAACATAGCCGATCTGAGTTCAGAGGAGAACCACACACTGTATGTCTTCTCCTGGATGAACAGTATGAACAATGTACTTG GTGGGACACTGGTGAGTTTGTGGAAAAGTGCCATGTGTTCAGTGAACACAAGAGAGAAAGGCAGTAAGTTGCTGGAGCAGCTCCTACTGAATCCCAGCTTTGCCACACAAACTTTCCTGTCCATCATCACTGGAATGACTTTGAGCTGCTGA